ACTAGCGGAAACGGAGGAGTTTGAGTACGAACAAGCTCACGGGCCGGACCAGATCCATTTAGCGTTGACGGGTGAGGTTGGTGAGATGCGGGTTATGTTTGTGAGTGGTCATGGAAAGAAAAGTGTCGTGAAGTACGGGTTGGATTCGGGTCGGATGGATCACGCGGTGGAAACTCGGGTCGGCCGGTATGAGAGGGAAGATATGTGTGATTCTCCGGCGAATCAGAGTGTTGGGTGGAGAGATCCAGGGTTTATACATGATGGAGTGATGATCAACTTACAACCAGGAAGAAGGTACTTCTACAAGGTAATTTGTCGAGTTATATTTTAACAAAGATTGTAGTTTATTAACTTATAATCAAACACTTAGTATACCAATCATTAGGTTTTAGACACATATACGTAATCATCTCAATTTTGTACTCTAAAGATAGTTAATTTGACGTAAAAAACAACAGGTGGGAAGTGATTCAGAGGGTTGGAGCAATACTTTCGACTTCGTATCACCAGATAACAATTCAGGTGAAACAATAGCTTTTTTGTTCGGAGATATGGGGACTGCAACACCATATAACACCTATATAAGAACACAAGACGAAAGTATTTCAACCATTAAATGGATTGCGCGTGACATTGAAGCGCTTGGTGAAAAACCAGCTCTGATATCCCACATTGGGGATATCAGTTATGCCAGGGGCTACTCCTGGATCTGGGATCATTTTTTCAACCAGATCGAGCCCGTGGCGTCTAAAGTCCCGTACCACGTCTGCATCGGCAATCATGAGTATGATTGGCCGATGCAGCCGTGGAAACCAGACTGGGCGATGTATGTTTTCGCtcgtgatggtggtggtgaatgtGGGATACCGTATAGTTATAAATTCAACATGCCCGGGAACTCGTCTGAGTCAACCGGGACCCGGGCCCCGCCGACTCGGAACCTTTACTATTCTTTCGATTTCGGTGTTGTTCATTTTGTGTATTTATCAACGGAAACGGATTTCCTCAAAGGGAGTAAACAATACGAGTTTCTAAAGAGCGATTTGGAGTCGGTTGACCGGGTCAAAACGCCGTTTGTTGTGGTCCAAGGTCATCGACCGATGTACACCACGAGCAATGAGGTTAGAGACCGTCCGATTCGGGAGAAAATGCTTGAGCATTTGGAACCGTTATTGGTTGATAATAAAGTGAACCTGGCCCTGTGGGGCCATGTTCACAGATATGAACGTTTTTGTCCAATAAATAATTATACTTGTGGGAGTGGACCAGTACATGTGGTGATTGGGATGGCTGGTCAGGACTGGCAGCCTATTTGGGAGCCTAGACCTAACCACCTCACAGTCCCAATTTTTCCACAACCGGCCCGCTCAGTGTACCGTGGTGGTGAGTTTGGGTACACCAAACTTATTGCTAATAGAGAGAAACTAACTTTTACTTATATCGGAAATCATGATG
The genomic region above belongs to Lactuca sativa cultivar Salinas chromosome 4, Lsat_Salinas_v11, whole genome shotgun sequence and contains:
- the LOC111880307 gene encoding probable inactive purple acid phosphatase 2, giving the protein MNSPIPLLFLLFFTLFIHPSISKSPSLFLSSNSLTKSNNSVTIRWSGVDSPSQLDWLGIYTPPNSSLHHYIGYLYLNTSSTWQSGSGSVTIPLINLRSKYKIRIFRWTESEIIPTRQDHDNNPLPQPKHLLAETEEFEYEQAHGPDQIHLALTGEVGEMRVMFVSGHGKKSVVKYGLDSGRMDHAVETRVGRYEREDMCDSPANQSVGWRDPGFIHDGVMINLQPGRRYFYKVGSDSEGWSNTFDFVSPDNNSGETIAFLFGDMGTATPYNTYIRTQDESISTIKWIARDIEALGEKPALISHIGDISYARGYSWIWDHFFNQIEPVASKVPYHVCIGNHEYDWPMQPWKPDWAMYVFARDGGGECGIPYSYKFNMPGNSSESTGTRAPPTRNLYYSFDFGVVHFVYLSTETDFLKGSKQYEFLKSDLESVDRVKTPFVVVQGHRPMYTTSNEVRDRPIREKMLEHLEPLLVDNKVNLALWGHVHRYERFCPINNYTCGSGPVHVVIGMAGQDWQPIWEPRPNHLTVPIFPQPARSVYRGGEFGYTKLIANREKLTFTYIGNHDGEAHDVVEILAPGEVINGEITKIVTNEAGPSENLKGKDGKTSVLWYVQVAGLLLFCMLVGYFIGSMSRKKKEGVTNKDWTPVKTTEET